AATAGGTCTAATTTGACTCACTGCTAGAAGTTACCTAAATTGCATCTCTCTTTacacttctctcctcctctctcctgcttccccTATTTCCTTATCAGCTTCCTCTGGGAACATTTCTTTAATAAGTCACTTAATGGTCACCGAAATCTATGCCTTTAGATTTTTCAAAGGACTTATTGTCCAGTAACACCTAACCAATCAGAAATAGCCCATAACCATGAATAAAAAACAATCtcataaaatgtaaattcttcCTAAATTGATTTAGAGATATAAAACAATATCAGACAAAATCCCAATAAGTTATTTTGTGGGATTTGACAATTTAGGATTTAAATTGTTATAAAAGGATTCAACACAGAcagaatatctttaaaaaagaacaagttaGGGGAACTTACTGAACCACGTATCTAGACATTATAAAACtgtagtaattaagacagtgtaggagctcccgttgtggctcagtggataacaaatccaagtaggaactatgaggttgcaggttcgatccctggccttgctcagtgggttaacgatcccgcattgccatgagctgtggtgtaggttgcagacgcaactcagatctggcgttgctgtggctctggcgaaggctggcagctacagctccgattagacccctagcctgggaacctccatatgccatgggtgcggccctagaaaatacaaaaagacaaaaaaaaaaaaaaaaagacagggcacCATTCattcagaaacagactcatgcaACTATAGCATTTGGATATATGACAAAAGTGACACTGTAGGTTAACAGAAAACAGGAGGACTATTTGTAAATGATAATGGAACATTCGGTTttccatatgggaaaaaataaaatcgaaTCCTTTCTTCCATAATGTCCAGTGATCAATTTTAAGTGGAataagaaattaaacaaaaaggtAAACACATGGAAGCATCCAGATGAATAGATGAAGAGGATGaggcatatatacacacaatggagtgtTTCTTgaccataaaagagaatgaaataatgccatttgcagcaacatggatagacctagagattattccactaagtggagtaagccagacagagaaaaacaaatatcataaaatatcacttatgggtggaggttttttttaaaaaaaatgacacaaatgaacttatttacaaacagaaatagattcacagacatagaaaacaaacttatggttaccaaagtcaggaaagtgggagagggataaattaggaggtcgggatcaaaatacatatacacactactctatataaaatagataaccaacaaggacctactgtatagcacagggaactatattcgatatcttataataacctataatggaaaataatctaaaaaggaaacatatatatGCAGTATCTATATATACTTTATTGCTATTATTCTCATAGTCAAGACcaacatgtgcatgtgtgtttgtcaGGATCAGACGGAACAAAAGTTTTCTCAACACTACTATTGAAATGAGTTTTAACTAAGGAACaaccccccgcccccttggctaaaaaggcagctgcaagccttttcATCTATGCTCTGCctcataccacccttcttgtaaaaATGCAGCAACTGTGTGCCCTGCTAATCATGCACCCAACATTGCTTATAAGTTcagcttctgtaaccttgcttgctcagtttcttagggaggaacactgtctgcttggggaaggggggaggtccggcatgcttacatgggaaaatcgaGACCTTGTAATGTATAAACATTGCTGAGAACAAaggcctggtgctcagactctggaggtgactcctctgaacCCAGACCAGTGCTGAATAAatcttgcttttccatatctccaagTGCCGTTTGTGTCCTTCCACTGCCACGGTTTTTGTGGTTTCTGCAACACTATCCTCACAAAACCCTGATCACACTTCTGATGATTATGCCTCCTTCATGAGGTTGTTGTAAGGATAAAAAGGGTCAACACAATCAAAACACCTAGAACACAGTTTCCAGTTTCGTTCATACACAGGGAGCTTGGAAGTTGCCACTCTAGCCTAACaagtaaaaagatgaacaaaagtcAACAACGCTCCTTGGATCCATTAGAGATGGGAGGACACTGCCCCAGAGACTGGGGAGAAGATGCACAAAAAACAGGGAGATGCAATTTACCAGTGTAGAGACCCACAAGTTGTTAACAACCACAGGAATCAGTGCCCGGATAGGAAAACCTGAACTGTAGCTGACAACTTGATGGAGGCTCGGTGTGGAGTTCTGGAGATAAAACCTCCAGGGGAACCCAGGGAGTGAATCCCCCTACAATATAGTGAGATTTGCCTGCAAAAGCTGGACAAGGTGGTGCTAAAATTCAGCTTCTGTGCACCCACTGATGCTGAACTGAATCTCAGAGTttttggtgaaggagaaaaaaattgctttattgcTTTACCAGATAAAAGTTAGGTCTTCAAAAACTGTGTCCCACCCCAGGAGGATTTGGTAAGGAGTTTTTAGCAGTGGTTCAAGGATGGGGTTGCTGATGAGGATAAGGGTGTGTGCAGAGCCCGTATTCCTTTAATGTGGTCTCAGGGGATCTCCTGACAAGTTTTGTGGTTATCAAACTGACCTTCTCTCTGGAGTGAAGTCGATTTCCTTCATCAGGTAATTAACATCTTtcttttgttgggggtttttagTTCTGCAAAGAGCTCACAGAGGATGTTCTGTGTACCCCTTGGGGTGGAACAAGGACCCTGCCTccaggctgcactattgtttcttgactgctcctcccttgtctttgcatctcctcccttccctcattAGCAAATGTTTGAGCCTGACctctggaactcagggaaggtcatagaAGCTGAAGCCTAACAAGTGACAGGAGACAGGGAAAGGCTTGCAGGtctaggagccccacagggttcTTCCCAGTTTCAAAAGTTCCCACAGTAAAGGTCAGAAAAAAATCCCCTCATGCTTCCAGCGGCAGTGGGGGGGGCCAGAAAAGGATCCTTTTGAAAATACACCAGAACATTTGTTCTTAACAGGGTGGGCTCCTCAGAGGAGCTAGTTAACCAGAACCTAACCTGCTGGGGTGTTAGCGGAGACTAACTTACCTGGGGGAAAGGAAACACCCAACTCCAGCCAGCTATATACATCCTGTCCCACCCAAAGGTGGAGAAAACGAAACTGAGAAGTTCAAAGTCAAGAGGCATAGACTCACTAAAAACACAATCATGTCTGTCACGTTGGAGGGTTTCTGTGAGTGTCAGCTTTTATCACACAGTTAAATAGAAGCTCCATGAGCACAAGGATGTTTATCTACTTTTCTGCTATATCTCCAGTGCCTGCTCAGGAAAGGGATCAGAGCCATGGCTTCAGACCTGGACACTGgccccctccatccttccttcccacACCTTCCCAGCCAGGTGGAGAGTTTGGAATATGGCCCTGCcttaagaaaagagagagggaggagatcCCGccgaggctcagtgggttaagattccaaatgcagcagctcaggtaatGGGGCAGCATGAGTTTGATGCCCTGGCCCAGTGGCAGCTGAGACTCAGactcaatgcctggcccaggaacatccatatgctgagagtgtatggaaggaaggaaggaaggaaggaagagaggaaggaaggaaggaaggaaggaaggaaggaaggaagaaaaggggttGGAAGTGGCAGAAAGTCCAATACCTCTTCCCAGGGACACACCTGTGCTAGCCCCACCTAGAACCTGTAGGGAGTGAGGGTTCAGGGCTAAGCACTGAGATTGGGGTCAATGTCCCAAGTACGTCTTTACCTCACCCCAGTTTCTCCCCATCCACAGACACCTCAGCAACCTTGATGTGTTTTGTCCCCCAGCTCAACCACCTCTCTGAGAAAGGGCTGGGTGCTTGACTGCACTGAATAAACACAAAACtagatgaaggaaaagaaagagagagagagaaaggaaggaaggaagaaggagggaggaagaaaggaagagggagggagagaggaagaacagACTTACCACAGGCTAagtgattaataaatatttgatgaatgaataatcaATCTGGTAGCTACAAGGGCTTTAAGAGGAAAGGACAGGGGCAAAGTAgggataagaaaagagaaaggcataGAAGATGTTTCAAAGAAACAGAGGTAGCAGCCACCTTTGAACAACTTTTCTTTGATATAGGAATTTACTAAGTCCTATAGATGATCCTCCTGCAAACTTCTGAAACTGGTACTATTACCGTCTCCATTTGTAAGTGTGGAAATTGAGACCCAACTGAATTAAATGACCCATGGTGGTTAATTAAGCAGGACATCTAATTCCATCCTGCACAAATTGGCTCTctccagagcagagagagaaaagcaaagaagattCATGCAGACAAGAGCCCCTGTTCTGCTGGTCGGAGGACTGGGCACTACTGGGGGAAGTGCCAACAACATGTTCTCCCCTGCTCTGCTCCCCATCATCCCAGACTGCCATCATCCCTTGGTCTTCAAAACTGGTCCATCCTGTTTGGTATCCATACACGCAGTCTTTTTCAAGGAGTCCCAGGTGGTAAGAGCTGTGAAAGCAGACTCAGGGTCTTAGTTCCACCTTACTCAGGACTTTCCATGTGACTGTGGTAAATCCTGTCCTCttgctacatttatttattcatttgcctcCTGAGAGCATGCAATGAAAGAATGGGAATAAAGCGCCTTGAAGGtcatcacagagaagaaaatgaatttcatcAAGCACTGTTAACCACTAGGTAAAGGAATTACCTGGTGCTGTTACCCACTGTATAAATGGGAACCTGAACATCGAAGAAGGCCCCTCATCCATAGGCTCTCACATGCTTCCTGAATGAGCTTTTAAATGTCACCCTAAGAGCCACCTGGACTGTGACCCTCTTGGGGGCAGAGATTATGACCAGTGCCTCACTCCttgcagatgctcaataaatatttactgactgaAGGATTGCAGGAACAGGTGGACTATTACTACAAAAAGAGCCAGGAGGGCCGTTGTCATTACAATCATCAGACTAGAGAGGCAAAGCCTGTGTTGGATGCTACAAGATGGGATATCTCCCGAGTGCCAGGCTCAAGAGGGTTCTTGGGGTGTCACTTCTCCCCCAAGCTCCCCTTGACCCTGAACAGTTTCCTCATGGCGTTTTTCACCTCATTGTTCCTCAGCGTGTAGATCAGAGGGTTCAGCAAAGGCGGCATGACAATGTTAAAGAGGATGACCAGCTTGTCAGCGGCCAGGGTGGTGGACGGACGGATGTACATGAACATGGGGGGCACAAGGACCAGAAGGACGGTGATGATATGTGAGCCACATGTGGACAGAGCCTTGTGACGGCTCTCTGAGGAACGGCTTCTCAGGTTCAATAAGATGACCACATAGGAGATGATAAGGACGATGAAGGACACTAAAGAAATCATGCCACTGTTGGCCACCACAATGAGCCCCACCACATAGGTGTCTGCACAGGCCAGCTTCAGGAGGGGGTGGACATCACAGAAGAAGTTGTCAATCTCATTAGGTCCACAAAAGGGCAGCTGGACTGTGAGAAGGGTCTGCAGGATGGAATGCAGAAAGCCAGCCACCCACGAGGCCCCCGCCAGCAGGCCACACTTCCACCGATCCATGATGGTTGTGTAGTGCAGGGGcctgcagatggccacgtagcggtcataggccatggctgTGAGGAGGAAGATCTCAGTGCCACCAAAGAAGTGTGCAGAGAAAAGTTGGCTCATGCAGCCATTGAAGGAGATGGTCTTGCGCTCCACGAAAGTGTCCGCGATCATCTTGGGGGTGGTAGCGGATGGATAGCACATGTCGGCAAAAGacaagtggctgaggaagaagtacatgggggccTTCAGAGTCTTGCTGGcattgatggtgatgatgaccaGAAGGTTCCCCAGGACAGTGAGCACATGGATGAGAGAGAAGACTACAAAACAC
The Sus scrofa isolate TJ Tabasco breed Duroc unplaced genomic scaffold, Sscrofa11.1 Contig1409, whole genome shotgun sequence DNA segment above includes these coding regions:
- the LOC110255252 gene encoding olfactory receptor 4S1, with the translated sequence MGTKSNVTEFVLFGLFQSREMQHVCFVVFSLIHVLTVLGNLLVIITINASKTLKAPMYFFLSHLSFADMCYPSATTPKMIADTFVERKTISFNGCMSQLFSAHFFGGTEIFLLTAMAYDRYVAICRPLHYTTIMDRWKCGLLAGASWVAGFLHSILQTLLTVQLPFCGPNEIDNFFCDVHPLLKLACADTYVVGLIVVANSGMISLVSFIVLIISYVVILLNLRSRSSESRHKALSTCGSHIITVLLVLVPPMFMYIRPSTTLAADKLVILFNIVMPPLLNPLIYTLRNNEVKNAMRKLFRVKGSLGEK